In the genome of Chrysoperla carnea chromosome 5, inChrCarn1.1, whole genome shotgun sequence, the window acagaaccctaaacgagctttaaagccttctccaaactgaaccgattttgaggatcatcaccaatttttaagttgttccgggtacggaatcctaaattcgCACTATCAAACGAatcagaaaaatcaaaatcggtacaTCCGTTTAtacgctacaatgccacagacagacacacacacatagcggtcaaacactCATTTTgattcgggagttaaaaaaaaagaaaaaatgaaagtcgacgaTTCAGTGGGGCATCATTGAATAGATATTGAAAATACTAActgaaaagtgtaaaataaaataagcatttccaaaaataaaaaaaactcgactgcgttaaataaaaactgaaaagaaaaaaacaagtccagtagtttttgAGCCGATCTAGATTTAAATTTGTCCTGACTTTAAAAGTCCTTATGTAAACAACTGaacttgttttttacttttcaatttttatttaacacagtcgggttttttggtttatttaaatttatttttttattattattttcgatttttgacagcgtttaaaatttaaatttggtactTTTCTTAGGgatattaagatttattttcaggggtaaatttttttatgacagTTGGCAAACctgttgtttttcaaatttattttttaatttaatgaaggCTGGTGGTTGTATGCATCATACAGCATTTTCATTTAAGTGTGtaacaagttaaaaatttgtttttatgttatatttttttaataaaaatgcctAAAGAACCGCCACAGcgtatacaaacaaaatatgatCGTTTAGAATTTATGCTTCTTGAACAAGCGTATATACCTAAAGAATGTGAAAGTCAAGCAAACGACATTTACAACGTAAGTTatgaacataaatattataacggTCATTTTTTGATGTTTGAATTTGTTTATAGGAATTCGTGAAATGGACTCAAATAAATTTACCTGATCTATCATCTCAAAGTTCAAAAAAAGGGCGTAAACGAAATATTGAAGcaatacttgaaaaaaatgaagGTATTTTTAATCTTATAATAGTATTTATGGAATATTACAATAGATAAATAGATTAGTTTACCATGTCCATATCTACCTGTAGTAGGGTTTCTGGTTTCTCGACCTTTTTAATTTCTTGCACGAGAAATCTCGATTAGGATTTCTCAAGcatctcgaaaaattttgaaatttaaaaaaagtacgatgttattttcaaatttttgctttattacaaattagACTGAAATCTAAATGAGATCAAAATTATCGGGTCCTTATCAGTTTCCaaatttataacaaagtaaataaaacatagtaaaataaattaaaaaaatgactagTACATATTTAGATAACTATAAAAACTTGTTGAACAAAACAATTTGGTGTCAACTtaaactaaacaagtgaaaacaaacaattgactgagttaattgttgaaataccatacatagacagtgttgattactctataacattatacgtacatacatgtcacacatacgtatcATGACAcatgcgccctcacgggtaatcagtgatgtttacgaaaaaatgtttcaaacaaaatttttttttttgttaaggaagattttttacatttaatcttttgttctatctctaacggcttacaagatggatctgacggacccataggtcaagacccaattgatctatgttgctcatttacaaactcgacctcactttttacgtcctgagtacgctataaaaacaaatttcagcttgatatcttttttcgtttttgagttatcgtgcccacagacagacagacagacaaccggaaatggactaattaggtgattttataaacacctataccaaaattttgttcatagcattaatatttttaagcgttacaaacttgagactaaacttaatataccttgcatattacatatacaagtcataattaactttcaataatatttttcgagtttGAGCATAGTTTGACAACTAAAACTAAACCCGTAACCCGGAAAATAATCaacaaagaaatcaaatttttgggacaatgtttttaaaatgtcaataacAACAGACACATTATTTTTGTCgggagagagagagagagtatCTATCGAAGTCTTTtgaaaaagtcttaaatttacaaaaaatgtttatttttttatgaggaacaactttctaatttatagtATTCGGTATTATTTCTCTTTAACTAAATCTATGTTAGGTATCttggatgtagttaaataataaCCCCAACCATTTTCAAAATGTTGGAGTTttcaaatttaagtttaaaaaacaatacaacCTAAGTTAAAATCCGATACAGTGATGAATTATGTTGAAATTTATGTTGATCCTAGTTCGAATTGGAGATCGTTTTGGACGGctctaaatcattttttatctcaaaaaagattaaaaattaataaatagttttgtacattaaaacattttttacaaatgacaattttttggaCATGAGAAAATGTAGATTTTTTGCAGATGAGGAAATTTGTTTGTcttatttactgtaaaattttgttttttgtaaatgagACTTGTTAACTTATGCCGGTAGTAATGTTGTGTGTTTGGCTCAATTTAAGCAAGCAAATTCGCTAAGACTACGCAATTTCTCCATGTCGAATTTTAATACATGTcctttatagatttttttttgttttatacagaaTGCGAATCGCCAGTTGATAGTAATGCATCCGAACCAGAAGATACAAGAAGAAAGCATTGTAATGGAGAAAATGAAAGTCAGTCATCAACTGTTGTAAATGGAAATGATGAAGGAAAGCGCTCGAAGAGAGCTGCATCGAAAGCAGCTGAAAGTTTGATAtcaaaacaagtaaatattagTATTGGACAAAAAATGAGGAGACCCGATAACTTTTCTAAAgtaagtttattaatatttctaaaaagtcACGTTATTCTCTGCCTTTATTTATCGATGAAATggcaattttctttttgaaaacaaagaTATCAGGTCTCATCTTCATGCACGATCGTCTACAGGGCCATTCATAATTACGTAAGGACCCCGAAGGGTAGAGGAGTTAAAAAATCTCTACAAGCCCTTGTGGGAGGGAGGGAGGTGGTTGATTATGTGCTAAATTCAAGTAATCTAGGTGTGCGGGCTTTCAATAAAAcccttctttaaaataaataaacaatatcgtttCCTCGTACACCAATATGGGAGGgacattgtataaaaaaacgtaataattttgagtagtaATTTTGTAGAGCTCGTATTTTATAATAAGGGATATAATATAGGAATATATATAGGAAAGGAGACTTTTCGAGTcagatattattattgtaccAGCTATAAGTTCATATTTTAAGGCTTCTAACACAGCAACACATTCagcagaaaaaaaatagaaagttggttattaagtttaaatttgcATGATACCTGTGCGTTGCTATGATAGAAAACTGCTCCAACTGTCTGAGTGCTAGTCTTAGATGCGCCggtgtatatataatttttatttgaatatagaGCATTCTTAAAAACGGTTTTTATGATTTAGATGTACGAAATTATGTATTGTTTTATACTTAATAAGCCCTTTAATTATGTgcactttaattataaatatcttgTTTTTGACAAATATACCTAGATTaacactatattttttaatttcaccaaATTCTTAAGAAAAGTGAGTTTGCGGCCAAGCTACTTTAATGTATTAATaagttgctttttaaaaaaaatctgtaggaaagtttttttaactattatgtaAAATGTATCACTTTTAGTCAAGTAATATATTTAGTTCATGCAAAATTGTTTCAACTTTGAttgtacaaacaatttttaatttagcatTTCTTAATGGTTAGTATTAACaactatcaaaattattacattctACAGTAAAACGCGAGTTTAGAGATGTAATACTTTAATTGTAATTATCTCACgcgtgaaaaaatatttaaaaatttttttgtaattttaaaaatcctaaATTCTATGCGTTTGTTTATACACAATAATTTCATCGATATCAAGAGATCTGCTTGAAAAACATTCATGTTGCTCACTGAAGTGTTTATTTATTGTGTCATAGTCCAAAACTCTCTAAATTCTTAAGCCATTTTCATACCCCCTGTTTTGGTTACTAAAagaaatgaattataataaaattgtttacagTTTGAAGTacaaattaaaatggaaaaactcTCCTTGGGACCATCAAATGATAAAGAAAAATCACACGAAGAGAAAAAAGATGAATTTGCAGTTCCTAAAAACGTACCACGAAGTAGaccaaaaaaattgatgaaatatgaTGAGCCAACCCCAAATAATGATTTATCAAATGTCGTgataaaacaagaaaaagaaGATAAGGGGCGTTCAACACGCAAACCTCGAACTAAAAATGCAACGAAGAACAAGACACAACGTGAACGTTCTAAACAGCGATCGTCAAATCAAACTGATGATGAAGATGAAGTACAAATTGAAATACCAAAAGGAGTCGTAGTCACAATAAGCGATAGTGAAGAGGAAATGGAAACTAACGATAAAAATAAGcctaaaaacaagaaaaagtcTATTGTGGATAAATCTGTAAATGAAACGTCTGAAAAAACCGAATTGAAAAATGCTAATGAAACGGGAAATGAAAATTCGGTTTATGAAGATGCACAAGATCAAGTATCCGCTGCCGCTGCTGCACCGTCACCCTCTTTAGTTCAAGCATGTTTTGTTCGTTTAGAAAACATTGACGACCAAGATGTTAATTTAACGTATGATGTTAGAAACGAATTAAAAGTATCGAAACATGAAAATCAAAATACGCCTGATATACAGCCACAAACAGCTATGAATAATACGGTTAATTTGAATAAAGAGATGCCCATGAATAATACGATTGTTTTGAATAAAGACGCGCCTATGAATAATACGATTGTTTTGAATAAAGATGCGCCTATGAATAATACGGTTGTTTTGCATAAGGAAACGCCCGATCGTCGTTTTGAATCACCCTTGAAATCGTTAAATGATAATACATTCAACGTAAAAGATCAAGATGCAATGTTAAGGTTTGTATAATTCATAGTTTTCACATTTTTGACGAATCTCTTTTTGCTTTGAATAATTTTCCTGCTTTGAGCATCCgttgtttttgttattctaataaGATAATCTGTCGCTTGCATGTTTGACCTAGGTTCAAAGCTATCCAATGACCCGAATAGTGTcacatttgataataaaaaattgaagtttgaataaaaaatttcgttacttttcagaaataaaaaagtagAACAAGATAATGATGAAGAAGAATCAAAACCAGTCCAGCGAATTACACGAACCAAGAAAAAAGCAATAGATGCGGCTGCCGCAGCAGCGGCACACACGGAAGGCaaagaaaatgtatataaaaaggttattataatttttttaattgagtggTTGCAAAAATTTCCGTGTTGTTTCCTTCCCCCTTTATAGAATCAATCAActggaaataaataaactgcTATCCCCTTTTACTCTCTAGTTGGaatgtgtaaaattatatagaatctTGAAGAACACTTCGgatgatttaaattattatctctGTGTAGCAATAGTTTAAAGATcatgatcaaatatttgaataccaAATTCAGAAACTTATTTTTCggttacaaataaaattctaaaatatataaaaaggcaatTAAAAATTCTTCCGGGAACTCATatcttgaaaaacaaaatttcacattCGTCCCAATACCTATCTAGATCAATTTTTCTTGATTATAAATGCATATTTCGACTAGAATCGTAATTACTCCCCTAATTAATACTCGTATATTATCTTCAGAGAGATTTATTACTTGTAAAATTGGTAAAAGGTTCATAGACTCATGGTGCtcataaaattattgtgtttctcaaagtaacttttgtttgatatagTTTTTCTAAACTCTGTAGATGTGTTACAATTCCAGCTATAGTATTAGGCTACTTAAAAATTTGCTTGAACCAAGAACATATTTACTTATTAccattttaagaatatattttcttgcaactagtacttgttaaataataattcaaacattGCTCCTCAGGCATATTGTTTGGTATTTGCATAATTAACTTAATCTTTATCTATACTTataagtaaaacatttttttattacctagaTAATTAACAACAGACGTGTAATTATCGATTTAATTTTCAGGGCGCTGAAtctcaaaatacaaaaactgcAAAGCATCAAACTCCAAATGTTAATCAATATGATTCATCAAAAtctaaatcgaaattaaataatgttgtaACGAATATGCAGAGTTTTATACCAAAATCAGGAAgtgcaattaaattattaaaatcagcaGATCTTCGTGAAAAACGTGAAGAAGATTCacgaaaaaaattagaaaaagaagaagaagTACAAAAGAAGAAAGAAGCTATGATGCTTGCTAAAGTTGAAGAACAAAAGAAGAAACGTGAAGAAAAAGCATTGCGAGCCCAACAAACACGTGAACAAATCGAAAAAGAGAGACAGATGAAAGTAGAAAAAGAAGAGCgtgaaaaacaagaaaaaattaaacaaatacaaGCGGAACGTGAAACATACAAAAAGGAACTTGCACGTAAGCGTGCATTAGCTGAAAAAAGAATACAGGAGAATGAGGAAAGAAGACGCGCAGAAGATGTTGCTCGCCAACAACGGTTACAAACAGAGCAAGAAGAAGTCGAAAAAAGACTTGAAGCTCAACGTAAACGAGATCAAGAAGAACTTGAGAAGAGACGATTACAAGAGGAATACGAACAAGCAAAAGCTAAagctaaagcaaaaaaattagctGCGAAATCCAAACAATTAACAAAACCAAACAAAGCTGAAGAAGCCACTGTTGCAGCTAAAACTGAAACTGTTTTCGATTTGGATACAGATGCTGAAACTGACGATGAAGAGCATCCTAGAGCACCCATACCAGTATGGAGTAAACAGCCATATCGCATACTTGCTTTAGAAAAACAATCCCAAATTCCAACCAAAATCATTTCTGATCTGTTTGGATCAAAACCTACATCCATTGATTTACGTGCTGTATTTCCAAGTATTAGTGAGAATCGATTACGGCGACAATCTAGTGCTGTGTGGAATACACCACCAAGATATTCTTTAATGCCAAAagactattaatataattttatcatgaCATTTGTATTAATCGTGTCTTCTATCATAATATCATGATAACAATATTCCATCATGGTGTCCGAATGTGCGTGATCACGCTATTGTGATAGCAGACATGTTTAGATAGTTCTGGAACTCTTTTTAGTTTAGTTTCTAATTTTTAGGAAGAGAAAGTAGAAAATggctttgaaaaaattgaaaaaaaaaaaaacacaattatttatatggTATCAAAAGTGTCGACAATATTAAAGGGTGCACAAACTAGAGGAGCAAAATCGCAGGAAGTGAGATAAAAGTGTTCTATAAACTAGTTTTTTTGATAGAATATAATTACATCAAGGCCTaacatgttaaaaattgtttttaaaattattatattctctCTTGATTTATTGCGCCTCATCTTTGTGCACACGAGCAGATTTCCTGCGTATGTCCTTTTGTATTTCTgttattttcagataaaaataatattttatcataacaGCCGCATACCAAGTTACGTGTTTCTTTCAGTTTTTTCTCTACTAAAAAATTATCCAGTGTAAATGGGATCAAAtttaaactttcgaaaaaagccCGCATTTGGAAGTCGTCAAATTCTATATTATTGTTTCGGaactaattgaatttttatatattagatttgttatttatttttgcatctATCATGAATGTTGTGAtctttttatgtgtttttaatgaaatgtatGTGAGTAATAAATGTAGTAAAATTGAAGGATAGTGCGTATAAACCGGATCAGAATATtcgaaagaaatatatttatatataacgaAATTAGCTATAATTCTTCCATAAATATTGCTAAATCGTAAAAGTACTGGAAATGaataagtaaaacaaaattttcctcaatcataaatatttatttcgaacaGAACGCACAGCATTTTAAACTCGCCGGTAAACCCTTCAGTTTTAtgaatgattttcattttatggaCTCGATCACCTTAAACGGGTACCAcggaatgaaaattttatgtttttgagttAACTAGtctcactttttttaaactgtaatagGCTTTAATTTTATGCTACTGTAGTTCTGATCCGGTAGTGAAGTGTAGTGATTATatccttttaaattttactgtatCTTTTGTACGAGTGATCATTTAATGTAACGACTcgttttgcaattatttactgtttttagaataaacttttttgtttttaaagtacaCATTGTTACTATTATTCTATTTCAAATCCATAAATCCTTCACACTTaatgttactttttaaaatttaacattatcgcatccacttacaggctagcgttCGCTATCTTCATATCTCTATGGGTTAGTTAGTAGTCTTTATAAGAAAGTATTTATTGTGTTTCGTAAAGGAGTGAATGAAATCTTTcagattgaaatttataaataatttattatttagtaaaggtgagtattaagttaattatatgaCAATAAATAACTTAGGTGGTTGTGTGGGTATAGCACTTGCTTATGAAACATAAGTACgctggttcgtatcctggtagtgttagatttttttaattttaaattaatttttcctgatgttataaattttccactctttttatagtttaaattatctatgtAACCCGCccacttattataaataacgttagttatacatatgtcataaatcactttTCTGTCAGaaggtgggaatttaaataatcataaataattcatttaaaatcatgttctcctgttacaaaatattacaaaatttgtgtaataGATAGCTTGGATACGCCAAATTTGAAACTtgttaataggagaacatgtcattagtttatctcactcatattctcctattacaaaatattaaaatttgtatttataaaattaaaaaatcgctcgttaagaacgaactttgaaattttgtaacaggagaatatgttacatattttatcccacttttttctaacatattcgcctattacaaaatgttaaaaaaatacgtatgttgcttgcttttttgtttgtacatgctaaaatttattcttgttaaatgaaattttataagattttgtaataggagaatatgttatttcaaaaaaaaaaaaaatctttgttcCACTTTCccctacttatgtcataaatcactcttctgtcagggggtggaaattaaaataacataaaatatacctcgcTCTCATACTTATTTGTCGCTTTCGGttctcataaaaattatctaaaaaagtgGCATCCAggcataataattaataatttaattaaaaattaatcaggaCAATACTAGTTACGAACCGAGGCTCTCTGTGACTGGAAGCGTCCGAGATAGCCATTACTCCACTTTTGACTTATTATACTTaccaataatgtaatatatactTACCCATAAGTACTTCTTTTTACTCACCATTATTGaataaacttacctataaattaatatttgtagtaatattttattaaaaatgtagatTCTGTTTGATATACCTGAAatccatataaaacataaaagataAAGGTATACCTCCCAGGTATACCACCAAAGaatatcagtttttttattagccATATTGATCTGTATTCTGTATACAAACGATTAGAgctatatcattttaatttcatttaaaagctGTTAAGCATATGAGCTTGAaaatatttcggtttttgtaaatttctcataaattgtacctttttgaatttaattcctAAAGAATTTCATTAGTATCATCAGATTCGTTGAGACGAATGATTTTTGCATTTGCCCAAAATACATTTTGCACGCTTCATAGGTATATCTGGTCAAGTTTGTGGGGAGttctctttatattttttttattattaaataaaattacaacaaaaaaatgtttgtttttgtatgcTCTTGTAGGAAATGAATTCACGACAAGAAGGCAACACTGTAAAATTTCCAGCTGACTTTGACATTTGATCCTTCAACAGTTCAATGTCAAATGATTTgaggttattattttataaccaTAATGGCTATACATAGCCATTTTAAATCGAAACAatgatttcaaaaaagttttcctaaaaattgtaaagtataatttaaaatgttgccAGTGTCTAGTTTGCCATATCAAAAAATCAGTGTTAACAATGTTACACCGAATTTACTccgttataaacattttttcataggATTTTTCATACTCTtactttcatttgttttaattatgaatatattcTCGAGTGAGCCTGATTACAATTCAAAACAAAGGCAACGCGTATCCTTATCAAATGTTTTAAATCCACCAATatctgttataaataatattagtcaTACAAATAGTACAATATCAAGGAATTGTAATTATTGGAATTGTTTTAATGTATATCGGTGCGGACGATCACATTATGGTGATCATATCCTGGTTTATGTATATCCTTTGAAACAGTATGTGAATCAATTAAATGTGCCATACACGAATATTATTACTaaagaatttta includes:
- the LOC123300708 gene encoding inner centromere protein B-like encodes the protein MPKEPPQRIQTKYDRLEFMLLEQAYIPKECESQANDIYNEFVKWTQINLPDLSSQSSKKGRKRNIEAILEKNEECESPVDSNASEPEDTRRKHCNGENESQSSTVVNGNDEGKRSKRAASKAAESLISKQVNISIGQKMRRPDNFSKFEVQIKMEKLSLGPSNDKEKSHEEKKDEFAVPKNVPRSRPKKLMKYDEPTPNNDLSNVVIKQEKEDKGRSTRKPRTKNATKNKTQRERSKQRSSNQTDDEDEVQIEIPKGVVVTISDSEEEMETNDKNKPKNKKKSIVDKSVNETSEKTELKNANETGNENSVYEDAQDQVSAAAAAPSPSLVQACFVRLENIDDQDVNLTYDVRNELKVSKHENQNTPDIQPQTAMNNTVNLNKEMPMNNTIVLNKDAPMNNTIVLNKDAPMNNTVVLHKETPDRRFESPLKSLNDNTFNVKDQDAMLRNKKVEQDNDEEESKPVQRITRTKKKAIDAAAAAAAHTEGKENVYKKGAESQNTKTAKHQTPNVNQYDSSKSKSKLNNVVTNMQSFIPKSGSAIKLLKSADLREKREEDSRKKLEKEEEVQKKKEAMMLAKVEEQKKKREEKALRAQQTREQIEKERQMKVEKEEREKQEKIKQIQAERETYKKELARKRALAEKRIQENEERRRAEDVARQQRLQTEQEEVEKRLEAQRKRDQEELEKRRLQEEYEQAKAKAKAKKLAAKSKQLTKPNKAEEATVAAKTETVFDLDTDAETDDEEHPRAPIPVWSKQPYRILALEKQSQIPTKIISDLFGSKPTSIDLRAVFPSISENRLRRQSSAVWNTPPRYSLMPKDY